GGGCAATCCTGCCTTCCTTAAATATGTTTAAGAGAATCAGTTAAATCTCTTTGGGGGTGTACATATATGGGAAAATTATTCGGTACCGATGGGATCAGGGGGGAAGCCAACCACTATCCAATGGATGCCATGGTTGCTTTTTCCGTTGGCCAGGCAGTCACTTATCTGTTGAAAAAGGAACATCACAGAACAAGGATAATAATCGGGAAAGATACCCGTATCTCTGGTTACATGCTGGAAAGCTCACTTGAGGCAGGCATTACCTCAATGGGTGGTAATCCCTATTTACTCGGTGTGTTGCCAACCCCGGGGATAGCCTTCATCACCGAGAGTATGCGTGCTGATGCAGGGATTGTAATTTCAGCTTCCCATAATCCATACCAGGATAACGGTATCAAAATTTTTTCCGGTAATGGTTTCAAATTATCTGATGAGCAGGAAGAGGTTATTGAAAATCTCGTCCTGAACGGTAAGTTGCCAGAGATGGTGCCGCCCCCCAGGGATATGGGTCAGGCCCACCGTATTGAAGACGTCCATGGACGATACATTGTGTTTTTGAAAAATACCTTTCCCCGTGAATTATCAATGGAAGGGATTAAGATAGTCCTGGATACAGCAAACGGAGCAACGTATAAGGTTGCACCCGATGCTTTCATAGAGCTTGGCGCAAATGTTGAGGTTATTCATAATAATCCTAACGGGCTTAATATTAACGATAATTGCGGCTCACAGCATACTCAGGACCTCAGAAAACATGTGGTAGAGACCGGTGCAGCTGTTGGGCTTGCCTTTGATGGTGATGGTGACCGTTTGATTGCTGTGGATGAAAAAGGTAATGCGATCAGCGGCGACCAGGTGTTGATAATTTGTGCCAGGATGCTAAAAGAAAAGGGCAGGTTAAAAAACGACCTCCTTGTCAGCACCGTGATGAGCAACCTCGGCCTGACAATCGCATGCAAAAAATACGGTTTTAAACACCATGCATCCAGGGTTGGTGACAGGTATGTTTTAGAGGACATGCAACGCCTGGGAAGTGTAATTGGAGGGGAGGAATCCGGTCACGTGATTTTTCTCAATCATCACACGACAGGTGATGGTATTATTACAGCCATGCAACTAATAGCTGCCATGATCGAGACAGGCAAACCTCTCTCTGAACTGGCGGCAATTATGGATGTATACCCTCAAAAGGTAATAAATGTAGAGGTGAAGAGTAAACCGGAGATTTCTACACTTCCTCAGGTGGTTGAGGCAATCAAACAGGTTGAGGCAGAACTGAAAGACCAGGGCCGGGTTTTAGTTCGCTATTCCGGCACTCAAAACGTTTGTCGGGTAATGGTTGAGGGACCAAGCAATGAGCTTACTGAGAAATATTGTAAGCAGATTGCAGATATATTAAGAAGTTTGCTTGGCTGATCCATGACCCTTAAACAATCACTACATTAAGGAGACAGCGGATGCCTATCAATATTTTTGTGACCCAGAATTTTGAGCATATGAGCAAGATAGCTTCTGAGATCATAAAGAAACATATTGTTGAGATATCCCACAAAAAAAGGGAGGTTGTTCTGGGACTTGCAACAGGAAACTCACCTACAGGTCTTTATAAACACCTTGCCCTTGCAGCAAATGCAGGTGAATTTGACAGCGGAAGGATCCGGAGTTTCAACCTCGATGAGTATGTGGGCCTCCCTGGCGAAAACCCCCAGCAACGTGTAATACATCCGGAAAGTTATTGTTATTTTATGATACAGGAATTTTTTGGTCTTCTTACCAATAAGTTTATTGAAACTAACGTACCATATGGCGCCCTGATTGACCAGAATCAGCTGATACATGCCCTTAGAGCCCATCCTGACGATTGGAGCCTGATGGGAACCGATGCAGGCAGGTCAATAGCCATTAAAGCAAAAACGTCTTCTGAATATCTGGCCTGGATACGAAGGGATATACTGGATGGTTATGCCCGTAAAATTAACAGGGTTGGGGGCATTGATTTGCAGATTATCGGTGTCGGGGGAC
The DNA window shown above is from Pseudomonadota bacterium and carries:
- the glmM gene encoding phosphoglucosamine mutase — encoded protein: MGKLFGTDGIRGEANHYPMDAMVAFSVGQAVTYLLKKEHHRTRIIIGKDTRISGYMLESSLEAGITSMGGNPYLLGVLPTPGIAFITESMRADAGIVISASHNPYQDNGIKIFSGNGFKLSDEQEEVIENLVLNGKLPEMVPPPRDMGQAHRIEDVHGRYIVFLKNTFPRELSMEGIKIVLDTANGATYKVAPDAFIELGANVEVIHNNPNGLNINDNCGSQHTQDLRKHVVETGAAVGLAFDGDGDRLIAVDEKGNAISGDQVLIICARMLKEKGRLKNDLLVSTVMSNLGLTIACKKYGFKHHASRVGDRYVLEDMQRLGSVIGGEESGHVIFLNHHTTGDGIITAMQLIAAMIETGKPLSELAAIMDVYPQKVINVEVKSKPEISTLPQVVEAIKQVEAELKDQGRVLVRYSGTQNVCRVMVEGPSNELTEKYCKQIADILRSLLG
- a CDS encoding 6-phosphogluconolactonase, with the protein product MPINIFVTQNFEHMSKIASEIIKKHIVEISHKKREVVLGLATGNSPTGLYKHLALAANAGEFDSGRIRSFNLDEYVGLPGENPQQRVIHPESYCYFMIQEFFGLLTNKFIETNVPYGALIDQNQLIHALRAHPDDWSLMGTDAGRSIAIKAKTSSEYLAWIRRDILDGYARKINRVGGIDLQIIGVGGRGHVAFHESGIPFKGSRVMLVKLDENTIANAIADGHFPSKKESSRYAISMGAELVYEAKTVVLLANGERKVESVTESLLGEVTPDIPISYGQRYAEEGGNLIYVLDNIAARKLLINKKALKEKGIKIKEL